The genome window taatccttgagCTTTAATTAACGATTTTATCACTAAATTTCTTGATAATTCTCTATTATATTCTTATATtgactctataaatattctattttacatttacaaactcattttagagaaatgGGGTTCTGAAATCACATTTTTTGTACCGTTGAAAACTAGGTCATTACAAGCCATTACTAAAgaaattttggagaaaaattACAAGGACTTTAATAAGCTAAGTTGCAAGACCTTTGGATACCTTCAAGCTAATCTAAAATGATCCAACATCCTTAATTCCTATGTATAGAGTAAACACATTTGCATGATGAGCATTGGATGCTTAGTGGTGTTAAAacaatttgaattcaaaacactaaaggataaaataatCCGACATACTAATTGACCACTTTACTAAGTTGAAAAACTAAATTCAATATTCAACAtgacatttaataataattacatcatATTAGTTTTAACCCACATATCCAATGCTTCAATTGATCATATCAACCTTTCGTACAATGCAACTTTGTAAAAACGAACTCGAACACACAAGTGAACTACACCAAACCAAAGCACATTACTACGAAGCCCGTAAGCAagacatatacatatacaaatacatccctccaccacaccaTGGTCTCCAAAGAGAGAACATATATGTGATGATTAGCAACAATTGCTAAATTATCCAATCACATAACAATGCCTTCCAATCAACATCAAACCTGTACGATAATGTGCAAATgaccctatggcatgccaactatatcctaGTCTTTCTACCAAGTTACATGGGCATATACTTATCATGCTTTCACAATGGGTATCACTAAAGGAACATTGTTCATATATCACATGTATTTAATCTTCACATACAATATCTCATATCCTTTGTTTGCATGAATTGAAATATCTTAACTTGGTCCTTAGACCTATACTTGTCATtaacatatatacatgtctTATAGAGTTCAgatctcaattttattttcataagccAAAATCTTATGTACAACTATGTTTATCAAGCAACATAAAAATAGATTGATATTGTAACACCCACTAGCCCATTAGGAAGACATGGCGTATACCAACCAACCAAACTATCTGCCCATTTGGTGTTCCATATTTAAGAAAAGTAATAGGAATTAATAAACTACCCATTAATCAGGTTCTGTCATCAAAGGCGAATAAACTTAGGAAAAGTTAGTTTTGAGAAATACAAATTAGGGGAATTTGGTGATCTCAATTATAAACAAGGTATTTTACACTTTATATGATAAAACAATACATTTGTGAAGTAAAagcaaaatttaaacacaaaacaTGTGTATACGCCCTTCACCGAATAGCCATGCATGATACAAAATAGATAACTGGCTCACTTGTCCACGGAACTTTAACGCAGTACCCTTCTATGAATATTCTCATACTAATCAATTGCCTAAGGAAGAAAAGTAACAGAGTAAGTTCATTTGAATTTAGTGAGTTCCAGGTAGATACATATTGTTTATCAGATTATCGATAACTGAcccaaagataaaaatattttgagacTCAGTCTTATAGACAAattctaccaagttaccaatacAGTTTTTCAATAATGACACTTAGACAAAACAATGCAAATTGTATCACTGACGAACACATACCGCCAACTTATACACAATTCTTATAGTTACGTATGTTTACCTATAACTCAACCTTATACTGGCCTCAAgcccattttcaaaatctagATTGCATATCAACCAaatcatatttgtttttatattcttttttagATTGAACATGTGTTCTCCCTTAAGGTCAGACCATGATCTGCCAGTCCGATTTGCAATAAAGCTGCCCTACTGGAGGTATCACAAATAAAACTTCAttccatattttcatatatcgaAAGTAGTCTGGCACTAGGCTCACACACAAGGTGGTTATTTTTGACTCGATCATGACCATGCTCATGCACACTACATGGACTAATTAAGCATTTGTCAATACAAGGCACATCAACCCGTCTTCAGTAAGCTCAACTTACCTTTCATAATCCACATATCATAGAATTTTCATAACTCAAAGGAAACAAGAAAGAACTCACCCAAGAACTTTAGGATAGAATCTACCCTATTTGTCATTTGCCTCGATTCCTCGGACTTTCGCTAGCTTCTTGACCTAAATAAGAAACAATCATAATTATTAAACCATTCATCTATTGAAAATTGATTATGCAAAGACGTAAATTTCCTCCACAACATCCTAAAGGTTTTCCATAAATTACTAGTCAGCTGGTACTTATAAATGACATTTCACAAGCTTTTGTAAATTTCTTAAGAAAGTTGGAGAGAACACAAAgagaaaagcaaaagcaaaacaTGTTGGTTATAAACACCCTTTTATAGTACATACAGCGAAAATAAGCTTAGTAGGATGGTGTGAGACTTCACTATCGACCTTGAATTCAGAGACTAAGCTTCCCTAATTAGATTTGAACTCTAACTCTTTTTACCACACGTAACTACTACCACTAATCAGAGTGGTAAAACATTGCTTGCACATTTAAGCAACAAACTAAACAGGTCATTTGGCCACCTAAACATATCAAGTTTTCATCTACAGTACTCTAGTTCAATTCCAACTAGGTCTGAACTAAACTCTAAAGATACTCACTGAGTTATTATTTCCACATAAACCGATCTTATTGCTCTACAAATTAACAAGTTCGCCCAAAACATTTGGGGTTGGTGAATCGTCTCAAAAAAGAGCCTACCAAACCCTAGATTTTGCGAGCCTTAGAGTTCGCTAAATAACGAATTCCAGTAAGAAATACCTCACAAGTGCGTATTGAAGAATTCATGAAACACGCCAACCcaacacctaaaataataattcacgCTAATACTACTCTGGCTGACTCTATTATATGCCAAAGATTAGAGATATGATCTACGTCGAgcaggctgttacaactctccccctcgtaggaaatttcatcctcaaaattctTACTTGCGAAAAGTTAAAGGTATTATTCTTTCATTAAACTCTCTCTTTTCCATATGGTTTCCTTCGTATTGTGATTCAACACTTTTACCAGtggaattcttttatttctcaattcctTCACTTCTCTAGTCAAAATTTGAACAGGCTCTTTCTCATAAGATAGGTTAGGATCCACTTCTAGAGCTTCTACTTGTACCATATTGTCTTGATTTGATCGATATCTCCTGAGCATGGATACATGGAACATGTTATGGATATTCAACAATTCCGCGATAACACCAATCTCTAAGCCATTGCACCAACTCGCTCTAATATTTCGTATGGTCCTATAAAACACGGCCTTAACTTCCCCATTTGTCCAAATCTTATTACATTCTTCCAAggaaaaacattcaaaaataccTTGTCTCTAACCTCAAACGTAATATCTTTTCTCTTCCTATCAGAGTAAGCTTTCTGTCGATCTTGAGCAGCTTTTGAATGAGTTTGAATAACCAAAACCATTTCTTCTGTTTCTCGTACCAAGTTAGGACCAATTATCTTTCTTACTAAGTTCTAGCCAACAGGTGGGAGATCTGCACCTTCTCCCATTCAGGGCTTCAAAAGCCGACATTCCTAAACTGGTATGATAATTGTTGTTGTACGTAAACTCCACCAATAGAAGATATTTCCCTCAAATAATTCCAAAATCTATTACACAACTTCTGAACATATCTTCGAGAACTTGAATCAACCTTTCTGATTTCCCATATGTCTGAGGATGGAAGGTGGTACTGAATTGTAACTTGATTCCCAAGGGCTCTTACAGTTGTTTCCAAAACCTTGACGTGAACTTTGAATCTCGATCTGATACTATGGATGTTGGAATCCCATAAAGGCATACAATTTTAGATATATAAAGCTTCGTCAACGTTTCCAGCGAGTAGTTTGTGCACATAGGCAGGAAATGGGTTGTCTTAGTAAGCCAATCTTTACCCAATCTGTGTTCTTCTTGGTAGGACTGAAAGGACAACCTGAAACGAAGTCTATGGTGATCTTGTCCCACTTCCGCTCTAGACTCTTTAAAGGATACAACTTCCCTGAGCGAACTTGGTGTTTTGCCTTCACTCGTTGACATTTCAAACAGCTCAAAACATATACTGATAACTCCTCGATGAAGCGAAAATGATCCTTGATGAGCCTCCCTTAAAAGTGCTTGTCTCAAGTCATTTCTTGCTGACATATACATCATTCCTATAAACCGAAGTTTATCATCCGTTCCTAGGGTAAAGTTCATAGTATCACCAAACGCTAATTGCTTCTTGTAATCTTTTCACTTAGTATCTTTTAGCTATTCCTCTAGaatataagaaagaaaaataggttAGATAGTCAATTCTGCAAGTAGTTACCTATCGTCTGTCATTCGAACACTCGCTCGAAGGGATGTCAGAGCTGTCACATTCTTCCTGCTTAAAGCATCCGCCACAACGTTCGCCTTTTTGGGGTGGTACTCAATAACTAGGTTTTACTCTTTTAGCAGTTCTATCCAACGTCGTTGGTGTACATTTAAATCCTTCTGTGTCATCAGGTGCTTCAAGCTCTTGTGGTCCAAGAAAATGCAAAACTTCTCCCCATAGGGATAATGTCTCCATATCTTTAGTGCTAGCACTATAGCTGCTAGCTCCAAGACATGTGTTGGATAATTCTCCTTGTACGACTTGAGTTGATGAGATGTATATTCCACTAACTTTCCTCTTTGCATGAGTACATCCTAACCTATTCAGGGATGCGTTAGTGTACACAGTGTACTCTACACCATACTTCGACTGAGCTAAAATTGGAGCCTCCGTTAAAACTGCTTTCTGCTTGTCAAAACTCTTCTAACATGCCTCTACCCACTTGAAATGTTCTTCTTTCTTAGTAGACGTATGAGAGATGTTGCAAACATGGCGATCCCTTTTACAAATCACTTACAGTAACCTGCCAAACCCAAGAAACTACATACTCAATGACATTACTCGACGGATTCTAATCAAGCACAACTTTGATCTTGCCAGGGCTAACCTTGATGCCTTCTGTAGAAATGACGTAACCTAGGAGAAATTCACACTTACTAAATTTTGCATATAACTTTTTCTCTTGCAATGTCCATAAAACAAGCTTTAGGTGTTCTCCATGCTATGCTTCGCTTTTAGAGTAGACCAAAATATCATCGATAAAGATGACTACAAAACGATCCAAGTAGGGTTGGATGACTCTATTCATTAGATTCATGAATATTGCTGGTGCATTCGttaatccgaatggcatcactaAGAACTCATAATGTCCTTAGTGTGAATGAAACGCAATCTTCCAAACTCTTCACCCTTaatcttccaaactgtaagtcaattttgaagaagacGGTAATTCCATTTAGCTGATTGAAAAAGTGTTCTATCTGAGGTAGCAGATATTTTTTCTTCATAATTACCTTGTTCAATTGGCGATAATCATTGCACAAGCGAAGTGTCCCATCTTTCCTTTTCATGAACAAGTTTGGCGCATCCTATGGTGAGGCACTTAGTCGAATAAAGTCTTTATCCAAAAGGTCTTGTAGTTGTTTCTTTAGTTCCTTTAACACCAATGACACCATTCAATACGGGGTACAAGATATGGGCGCAGTACCAAGTGCTACTTCAATTGAGAACTCTACCTCTCGATCTGGTGGCATACCTAGGAGTTCCTCTGGAAACATATCAGAGAAATCATTCATAGTAGATACTTTGCTAATGTCCTTGCTCACCTCAGTCGAACCCATAATATATGCCAAGTATGTGTCTGTACCCTTAACTATAAACTTTCTGCTAGATACCACAGAAATTATGTTATCTGCCAAACTGGTATACACGATAGGCAGAAACACTTCTTTTCCTTCTGTAGTTAAAAGACAAACACCTCTGGCTTGACTGTCGACTATAGTGCTATGTCTGGTTAACCAGTCTAACCCAAGGATATCTTCGAAGTCGTGCAAACTTAGCAGTAATAAATCTATCAAAAAGATGTGTTTGccaaaaatcaataaacaatCTCTCATTACTCTACCAATTACTGTCACTAACACATTTATCTTAGAAGGAACAACTTCTAGACTCCTACCTTCCATAACCTTTGTACAAATGTACGAATGGGTTGACCCAGGGCCTATTAATGCATGAATTTCATGTCCTAAGAAGGAAATTTTACCCGTGATAACTTCTGGTAAGTCTGCATCTTCATTAGCCTTTATCATGTTTGCTCTAACGGACACCCTTGATGTGGGCTTGATGTAGTTCTTCTTTAAAGTTCCCTTAATTGATCTTGAATTTTCAACTATTCTGAATCTTGTATCTTGTTGAGTACTTTGAGCCCCACACACAAATTGTTTCGAGACGGTATCAGCCTTTAAGGGGTTGTCTCTGATATGATGATCCATTa of Gossypium raimondii isolate GPD5lz chromosome 3, ASM2569854v1, whole genome shotgun sequence contains these proteins:
- the LOC128039922 gene encoding uncharacterized protein LOC128039922; translation: MDHHIRDNPLKADTVSKQFVCGAQSTQQDTRFRIVENSRSIKGTLKKNYIKPTSRVSVRANMIKANEDADLPEVITGKISFLGHEIHALIGPGSTHSYICTKVMEGRSLEVVPSKINVLVTVIGRVMRDCLLIFGKHIFLIDLLLLSLHDFEDILGLDWLTRHSTIVDSQARGVCLLTTEGKEVFLPIVYTSLADNIISVVSSRKFIVKGTDTYLAYIMGSTEVSKDISKVSTMNDFSDMFPEELLGMPPDREVEFSIEVALGTAPISCTPY